Part of the Magnetococcales bacterium genome, TATCGACCGTAGGAGTTGTAATCCATTCTTTGTGCCAGCATTCCTCCAACGCTTTCCAGATCCATGCTTGGTCACGTTCCGATTCATGGCGAGAGAATCGGAACGCTGGCACACAAGCCAATCTTGGGTTTCGATTCTCAACAACATATTGTTGTAATTGATAAAATACAAATTTTGAAGATGAAAAGCAAAAAAAACGAATCGGAACTACTTTTCCCGATTTTCCGCCAGCCTGATAGCCCGCTTCACCCGCTCTAATCCGATCTGCCGTGCCAGTGCTGCGTCGTCACCTTTCCTCTTTTCGTCAGCCATCACCTCGCAACAGAGTTGGACGGCTTCCTTCATCAGGTCGGGGGAAAGAGACTTGCCTTTGAGCAGTTCTGTGATGATGGCGACTCCTTCCAGCACATCCATCGCCCCCACATCAGGATACCCCGGTATGCTCCCCTTGGCAGGCTTCTCCGGGGCCGCATCCCCCCGCCGCTTTGGGCCTTCGCCAGTGGCGAGCCACTCCAGTGAGACCCCGCACATTTTCGCTATTTTAGCCGCGTTGTCGATCTTAGGCATCGTTCCCAATAGCCAGGATTTCACCGAACTTGTAGGAGTAGCGCAACGTCTCGCGAACTCGCTTTCATTCCCACCGGCGTATTCATTCACCAACGACCTAAGGCGATCACTGAGATGGTCAGATTCGGACATGGAGAATCTGACCCTCACGCCAAATTGGAGAAAATCGGTCAGATTCAGGCATAACATATTGTTTTATAAGCAACATTTTATTTATTCATTTCACAAAAACGAACATTAGATAAACTGACCGAGAAATTATCGAAATTTCGTTTGACAGCCTAT contains:
- a CDS encoding helix-turn-helix domain-containing protein, giving the protein MSESDHLSDRLRSLVNEYAGGNESEFARRCATPTSSVKSWLLGTMPKIDNAAKIAKMCGVSLEWLATGEGPKRRGDAAPEKPAKGSIPGYPDVGAMDVLEGVAIITELLKGKSLSPDLMKEAVQLCCEVMADEKRKGDDAALARQIGLERVKRAIRLAENREK